Proteins encoded in a region of the Macrobrachium rosenbergii isolate ZJJX-2024 chromosome 34, ASM4041242v1, whole genome shotgun sequence genome:
- the LOC136855981 gene encoding phenazine biosynthesis-like domain-containing protein, producing the protein MKLQIFTVDAFSSRPFDGNPAAVVPLTEELNDETKQKIASEMNLSETAYIRPTGSGFDWVGSDQFSLRWFTPVQEIPLCGHATLASAHVIFSCLGNTKKEIKFATLSGELIVRRGEDNQLVMDFPANAPKPLDSKQTLLLQPLVEASTTSLKTKVQEVGLCSTIKYLLIRFNDSVTREELEGLQPNYSEMMEVHDGSLVKGVILTAVGNAHKGGPSKYHVLSRFLGPWYGVNEDPVTGSAHTVLAPYWSKELGIKELFCRQCCKRGGDVTTFLREETQRVDLKGVATTVITGHITID; encoded by the exons ATGAAGCTGCAGATTTTCACAGTGGATGCCTTCAGTAGCCGCCCATTTGACGGTAACCCAGCGGCTGTTGTACCCCTTACTGAG GAACTGAACGACGAAACAAAGCAGAAAATCGCCAGCGAGATGAACCTCTCCGAAACGGCCTACATTCGACCCACTGGCTCTGGCTTCGACTGGGTTGGGTCGGATCAATTCTCTCTGAGGTGGTTCACGCCAGTCCAGGAGATACCCCTGTGTGGGCATGCTACCCTAGCTTCCGCTCACGTTATATTCTCCTGCCTTG GAAACACcaaaaaggaaatcaaatttgCAACACTGAGTGGAGAGCTGATTGTAAGGAGAGGAGAAGACAACCAACTCGTGATGGACTTTCCAGCAAACGCCCCAAAACCTCTGGATTcaaaacaaactcttcttcttcaaccTTTGGTCGAGGCTTCCACGACCTCTCTGAAGACAAAAGTCCAGGAAGTGGGCCTCTGTAGCACCATCAAATATCTTCTGATAAGGTTTAATGACTCTGTGACAAG GGAGGAACTGGAGGGACTCCAGCCGAACTACAGCGAGATGATGGAGGTCCACGACGGGTCCCTGGTCAAGGGCGTCATCCTTACTGCTGTAGGCAATGCCCACAAGGGTGGTCCTTCGAAGTACCACGTGCTCTCGCGGTTCCTGGGCCCATGGTACGGTGTCAACGAAGATCCTGTGACTG GGTCGGCCCACACAGTGCTGGCACCATACTGGTCCAAAGAATTGGGAATTAAAGAGCTGTTTT GTCGCCAGTGCTGTAAGAGAGGCGGTGACGTCACGACGTTCCTTAGAGAAGAAACGCAAAGGGTCGATTTGAAAGGCGTAGCAACGACGGTCATCACCGGTCACATAACGATCGACTga